In one window of Chanodichthys erythropterus isolate Z2021 chromosome 23, ASM2448905v1, whole genome shotgun sequence DNA:
- the ly86 gene encoding lymphocyte antigen 86: MKLRLCDMLLVLILSLVQMNWVYSQDHQWPLHKMCDSDRLTVTYRSCDPLQDIGFTFLPCPTRLTDPIKIRLALILRQPIDELYSSIEVLLNGVNFFSKDEPLCLPNFPRFTFCGSRRGELINIQSSFKSKVDLPLKGNFHLNLRAISQDGFQIACVNATLSFQ; this comes from the exons ATGAAGTTACGTCTGTGTGATATGTTGTTGGTTCTGATTCTGAGTCTCGTTCAGATGAATTGGGTTTACTCTCAGGATCACCAATGGCCGCTTCACAAAATGTGTGACTCAGACAGACTTACAGTGACCTACAGAAGCTGTG ACCCTTTACAGGATATAGGTTTCACTTTCCTGCCTTGTCCTACCAGATTGACCGATCCCATAAAAATCAGATTGGCCCTTATTCTGA GGCAGCCCATCGATGAGCTTTATTCATCAATTGAGGTGCTGCTAAATGGCGTTAATTTCTTCAGTAAGGACGAACCCCTCTGTCTTCCTAATTTCCCACGTTTCACTTTTTGTGGAAGCAGGAGAGGAG AACTCATCAACATACAATCATCATTTAAGTCAAAAGTAGACCTTCCTCTAAAG GGGAATTTTCATCTTAACCTACGTGCAATAAGTCAAGATGGCTTCCAGATCGCCTGTGTGAACGCAACTCTTAGCTTCCAGTGA